The Triticum aestivum cultivar Chinese Spring chromosome 7B, IWGSC CS RefSeq v2.1, whole genome shotgun sequence genome window below encodes:
- the LOC123157558 gene encoding alpha carbonic anhydrase 5: protein MRSARDLRIAVSALLLLLLLSAGVLAARAQHEIDDESEFSYIRGSENGPENWGKIKEEWVTCGTGRMQSPIDLSDRHAAQAPNLGYLNHSYLPVDASIVNRGHDIMVKFNGDAGSLWINGTAYHLKQVHWHSPSEHRVNGRRYSLELHMVHLSAENKTAVIGILYKIGRRDHFLHELESYLKRIADTKEKEEMVGMVDPWEARGDGEAYYRYMGSLTTPACDEGVIWTVIKRVTTISAHQLKLLTEAVHDGFEMNARPLQKVNGRDISFFCPGDHHERYYAAADQ, encoded by the exons ATGCGTTCAGCTCGTGACCTCCGCATCGCGGtctcggccctcctcctcctcctgctgctttCAGCCGGCGTCCTGGCAGCAAGAGCCCAGCATGAAATCG ACGATGAGTCAGAGTTCAGCTACATCCGCGGGTCGGAGAACGGGCCGGAGAACTGGGGCAAGATCAAGGAGGAGTGGGTGACCTGCGGCACCGGTCGGATGCAGTCGCCCATCGACCTCTCCGACCGCCATGCCGCACAGGCACCCAACCTCGGGTACCTCAATCACTCCTACCTGCCTGTAGATGCCTCCATCGTCAACCGCGGCCACGACATCATGGTCAAGTTCAACGGCGACGCTGGGAGCCTATGGATCAACGGCACCGCGTACCACCTCAAGCAAGTCCACTGGCACTCCCCTAGCGAGCACCGCGTAAACGGCCGCCGGTACAGCCTCGAGCTTCACATGGTTCACCTAAGCGCCGAGAACAAGACTGCCGTGATCGGCATCCTCTACAAGATCGGCAGGCGCGACCATTTCCTGCACGAG CTGGAGTCTTACCTGAAGAGGATAGCAGacaccaaggagaaggaggagatggTAGGCATGGTGGATCCATGGGAGGCGAGGGGAGATGGCGAAGCCTACTACCGGTACATGGGCTCCCTCACCACGCCGGCGTGCGACGAGGGGGTCATCTGGACCGTCATCAAGAGG GTCACGACCATCTCGGCTCACCAACTGAAGCTTCTCACCGAGGCCGTCCATGAC GGCTTTGAGATGAACGCGAGACCACTTCAGAAGGTGAACGGAAGAGATATCAGCTTTTTCTGCCCTGGTGATCACCATGAGCGCTATTACGCTGCTGCTGATCAGTAA
- the LOC123158637 gene encoding alpha carbonic anhydrase 7, whose amino-acid sequence MEQPPRAAEIPCRGRREEAPPPLTPVTALHTTQGNIRSARHLHLPAWGILILLHFSAFVPAARAQQEIDDESEFSYDCGSENGPENWGKIKKDWATCGTGRMQSPIDRSDRHATQTPNLGYLNHSYRPAEASIVNRGHDIAVMFRGDAGSLWINGTAYHLKQLHWHSPSEHRVNGRRYNLELHMVHLSAENKAAVIGRLYKIGRRDHFLHELEPYLKRMADTKEKEEMVGMVDPWEARGDGEAYYRYMGSLTTPGCDEGVIWTVIKRVATVSSHQLKLLTNVVDDGFQMKARPLQKVNGRDISSFCPDDDHERYYAAADH is encoded by the exons ATGGAGCAGCCACCCCGCGCTGCTGAGATCCCGTGCAGGGGAAGGAGAGAAGAAGCCCCGCCGCCGCTAACGCCGGTTACTGCGCTT CACACAACACAAGGCAATATACGTTCTGCTCGCCACCTCCACCTCCCGGCCTGGGGCATCCTTATCCTCCTGCACTTCTCAGCCTTCGTTCCGGCAGCCAGAGCACAGCAAGAAATCG ACGATGAGTCGGAGTTCAGCTACGATTGCGGATCGGAGAACGGGCCGGAGAACTGGGGCAAGATAAAGAAGGACTGGGCGACATGCGGCACCGGGCGGATGCAGTCGCCCATCGACCGCTCTGACCGCCATGCCACGCAGACGCCCAATCTCGGGTACCTCAACCACTCCTACCGCCCCGCCGAGGCCTCCATCGTCAACCGTGGCCATGACATCGCGGTGATGTTCCGCGGCGACGCCGGGAGCCTGTGGATTAATGGCACCGCCTACCACCTCAAGCAGCTGCACTGGCACTCCCCCAGCGAGCACCGTGTGAACGGCCGTCGGTACAACCTGGAGCTTCACATGGTTCACCTCAGCGCCGAAAACAAGGCTGCCGTGATCGGCCGCCTCTATAAGATCGGCAGGCGCGACCATTTCCTGCACGAG CTGGAGCCTTACCTGAAGAGGATGGCAGacaccaaggagaaggaggagatggTAGGCATGGTGGATCCCTGGGAGGCCAGGGGAGATGGTGAAGCCTACTACCGGTACATGGGCTCCCTCACCACGCCGGGGTGCGACGAGGGAGTCATCTGGACCGTTATCAAGAGG GTTGCTACTGTGTCGAGTCACCAATTGAAGCTTCTCACCAACGTCGTCGATGAC GGCTTTCAGATGAAAGCGAGACCCCTTCAGAAGGTGAATGGCAGAGATATCAGCTCTTTCTGCCCTGATGATGACCATGAACGCTATTACGCTGCTGCTGATCATTAA